The following proteins come from a genomic window of Methanosarcina sp. MTP4:
- a CDS encoding S16 family serine protease, producing the protein MVKKILTFLLILSLVLNAYFVWFAQPQPLGAGESAEQIREMQARINSLEEENEALKVQVLLNNQSLQSYASQIEFYRNRVVELETTFQACPVGQEGFATLQAPAVVQRIEEGENGPFVSETVIEEGALIDVSVEVRPGKGRVLVQTTPLMGVVFQDAANTAVFVAQDQANMSLTGTDTIFSITAEEPIPAVDGPSAGALMTLLTIAALDNDTELNDSVTLTGTIDSEGNVGPISGVIEKSEAAKAGGKTLILLPRENDQLVSYTYVQRDAGPFTIVERKPEFIDTEEFIEENVGIDVEFVDTIEDVVRYAV; encoded by the coding sequence ATGGTAAAGAAAATTCTGACATTCCTTCTGATTTTATCCCTGGTCCTAAACGCTTACTTCGTCTGGTTCGCCCAGCCGCAGCCTCTCGGAGCCGGGGAGAGTGCGGAGCAGATTCGGGAGATGCAGGCCCGGATCAATTCCCTTGAAGAGGAGAACGAGGCCCTGAAAGTGCAGGTCCTCCTCAATAACCAGTCCCTGCAGTCCTACGCTTCCCAGATCGAGTTCTACCGGAACCGGGTTGTCGAGCTCGAAACGACGTTCCAGGCCTGCCCTGTGGGCCAGGAAGGCTTTGCAACCCTGCAGGCTCCGGCTGTGGTCCAGAGAATCGAGGAAGGAGAAAATGGGCCCTTTGTCTCGGAAACGGTTATTGAGGAAGGTGCCCTTATCGATGTCTCGGTTGAGGTCAGGCCAGGGAAAGGCCGCGTACTCGTCCAGACGACCCCCCTGATGGGTGTGGTCTTCCAGGACGCCGCCAACACCGCGGTCTTTGTTGCCCAGGACCAGGCCAATATGAGCCTCACCGGTACCGACACGATCTTCAGCATCACGGCTGAAGAGCCGATCCCTGCCGTAGACGGGCCAAGCGCCGGTGCCCTCATGACCCTCCTCACCATCGCCGCTCTTGACAACGACACCGAACTTAACGACTCCGTAACCCTCACCGGCACCATCGACAGCGAAGGCAACGTCGGCCCCATCAGTGGCGTGATCGAAAAATCCGAAGCCGCAAAAGCCGGAGGCAAGACCCTGATCCTCCTTCCCAGGGAAAACGACCAGCTTGTCAGCTACACCTATGTCCAGAGAGATGCAGGCCCCTTCACAATCGTTGAAAGAAAACCCGAATTCATTGATACCGAGGAGTTCATCGAGGAAAATGTGGGGATCGACGTCGAGTTTGTTGATACTATTGAGGATGTCGTGAGGTATGCGGTGTGA
- a CDS encoding ATP-binding protein translates to MISTFVGREKELSLLEKEWKKKRGSLIVLYGRRRIGKTRLLTEFIRDKPGVFYVGEDVSPHIQIMRFREKLAEFLEDELLGSLDFRDWDQLFAYFTKNLPEERFYLCIDEFSYLIKNDRSILSTLQKYWDSVLSGSNVCIVLSGSMLGLMSEMVLSHASPLYGRRTRDILLEGLPFADACKFLNMPFEDTLKTYMTLGGVPEYLLKASEYGSLDEFIENEFFDRYGYFYREPYFIISQEFRELKTYFSILDAVASGNTKPGEIANFVGMEARKIYPYLENLIRLGFLERRVSLFGSSRMGIYLIKDQVFDFWFNFVSANKEVIERDSLEFRADPEALRMYFARKFETFVEKEFVPLLIPSALRTGRWWHRNEEIDVLAVNEAENAITFIECKWRTLNKKSAEKSLEALKRKSPLVRWRDSSRNEIYGIVARKIDGKGGLREKGYLVFDLEDLEKVVSCR, encoded by the coding sequence ATGATTAGTACTTTTGTCGGCCGCGAGAAAGAACTCTCCCTCCTCGAAAAGGAATGGAAGAAAAAGCGAGGAAGCCTTATTGTGCTTTACGGCCGCCGCCGGATTGGAAAGACCCGCCTGCTGACCGAGTTTATCAGGGACAAACCGGGAGTTTTCTATGTCGGCGAAGATGTATCTCCCCACATCCAGATCATGCGTTTCAGGGAGAAACTTGCCGAGTTCTTGGAGGACGAACTTCTTGGAAGCCTGGACTTCAGGGACTGGGACCAGCTTTTTGCTTATTTCACGAAAAATTTGCCGGAGGAGCGTTTCTACCTCTGCATCGATGAATTTTCCTACCTTATAAAAAACGACCGTAGCATTCTCAGCACCCTTCAAAAGTACTGGGACTCTGTCCTTTCGGGGTCAAACGTCTGCATCGTGCTTTCCGGGTCCATGCTCGGGCTCATGAGTGAGATGGTGCTTTCCCATGCATCTCCGCTTTACGGGAGGCGAACCCGGGATATCCTCCTTGAAGGGCTTCCGTTTGCAGATGCCTGTAAGTTTCTGAATATGCCTTTTGAAGATACCCTGAAGACGTATATGACCCTCGGAGGGGTTCCCGAGTACCTGCTCAAGGCTTCGGAATATGGTTCCCTGGACGAATTCATCGAAAATGAGTTCTTTGACAGGTACGGGTACTTTTATCGGGAACCTTACTTCATTATCTCGCAGGAATTCCGGGAACTCAAGACTTATTTTTCCATTCTGGACGCTGTTGCTTCCGGAAACACGAAGCCGGGTGAAATTGCCAATTTCGTGGGCATGGAGGCCAGGAAGATCTACCCATATCTCGAAAACCTGATCCGCCTCGGTTTTCTGGAGCGCAGGGTTTCACTTTTCGGAAGTTCCAGAATGGGCATCTACCTTATAAAAGACCAGGTCTTCGACTTCTGGTTCAATTTCGTTTCCGCAAACAAGGAGGTTATCGAAAGGGACAGTCTGGAATTCAGGGCTGACCCTGAAGCCCTTAGAATGTATTTTGCCAGGAAATTCGAGACTTTTGTGGAGAAAGAATTCGTTCCTCTTCTTATTCCGTCGGCTCTTCGCACTGGCAGGTGGTGGCACAGGAATGAGGAAATCGACGTTCTTGCCGTAAACGAGGCCGAGAATGCGATCACTTTTATCGAGTGCAAATGGCGAACCTTGAACAAAAAATCAGCAGAAAAATCCCTCGAAGCCCTTAAAAGAAAATCCCCTCTCGTAAGATGGAGGGACAGTTCCCGGAATGAAATTTACGGGATTGTCGCAAGGAAAATCGATGGGAAAGGAGGGCTCAGGGAGAAAGGTTATCTGGTCTTTGACCTTGAAGACCTTGAGAAGGTAGTGTCTTGCCGTTAA